One genomic segment of Amycolatopsis sp. Hca4 includes these proteins:
- a CDS encoding ABC transporter permease has translation MTTVETRAGLFLRILPPGLYAGRARMIVERSVMVYRGSWLIFLSGAVEPFLYLLAFQLGFGKLVTEVAGPDGQPMSYVAFVAPALLATSAMNGAVFESTYNLFFKLRYAKLYDAMLATPIGPLDVALGEIGWAITRGGIYAVAFLAIAAAMGLLASWWALLMVPAALLVGLAFSAIGMALVTFLRSTAQFDYIQLGLTPMFLFATTFYPLSVYPEPLQWVVRCLPLYHAIELMRGLATGLLSGGMLINLAYLLVLGALGLWASTRRIAKLLLT, from the coding sequence GTGACGACCGTCGAAACCCGCGCCGGGTTGTTCCTGCGCATCCTGCCGCCCGGGCTGTACGCGGGCCGCGCCCGCATGATCGTCGAACGCTCGGTGATGGTCTACCGCGGCAGCTGGCTGATCTTCCTGTCCGGCGCGGTCGAGCCGTTCCTCTACCTGCTGGCCTTCCAGCTGGGCTTCGGCAAGCTCGTCACCGAGGTCGCGGGCCCGGACGGGCAGCCGATGAGCTACGTCGCCTTCGTCGCGCCGGCCCTGCTGGCGACGTCGGCGATGAACGGCGCGGTGTTCGAATCCACGTACAACCTGTTCTTCAAGCTGCGCTACGCCAAGCTCTACGACGCGATGCTGGCCACCCCGATCGGCCCGCTCGACGTGGCTCTGGGCGAGATCGGCTGGGCGATCACCCGCGGCGGCATCTACGCGGTCGCGTTCCTCGCGATCGCGGCGGCGATGGGGCTGCTGGCCTCGTGGTGGGCGCTGCTGATGGTCCCGGCGGCGCTGCTGGTCGGCCTGGCGTTCTCGGCCATCGGCATGGCACTGGTGACGTTCCTGCGCTCGACGGCCCAGTTCGACTACATCCAGCTCGGCCTGACCCCGATGTTCCTCTTCGCGACGACGTTCTACCCGCTGTCGGTGTACCCGGAACCCCTGCAGTGGGTGGTCCGCTGCCTCCCGCTCTACCACGCGATCGAGCTGATGCGCGGCCTGGCCACCGGCCTGCTCTCGGGCGGCATGCTGATCAACCTGGCGTACCTGCTGGTCCTGGGCGCGCTGGGCCTGTGGGCATCAACCCGCCGGATCGCCAAGCTCCTCCTGACCTGA
- a CDS encoding ABC transporter ATP-binding protein, whose amino-acid sequence MVRSVDDTEDREPALVQAKALVKRFGEFEAVRGIDVEVRRGEAFGFLGPNGAGKSSTMRMIACVSPRTDGDLRVLGLDPEIAGPRIRARLGVVPQQDNLDVELTVRENLLIYGRYFGLSRAAARRKAAELLEFAQLSDRADDKVDPLSGGMKRRLTIARSLVNDPELLLLDEPTTGLDPQARHLLWDRLFRLKAQGTTLIVTTHYMDEAEQLCDRLVVMDHGRIAAEGSPAELIRRYSTREVVELRFSPGEQVAAAQQAEGLVERVEVLPDRLLLYSDDGEDTLERAHSRGVRPVSSLVRRSSLEDVFLRLTGRTLVD is encoded by the coding sequence ATGGTGCGAAGCGTGGACGATACGGAGGACCGGGAACCGGCACTGGTGCAGGCCAAGGCACTGGTGAAGCGCTTCGGCGAGTTCGAGGCGGTGCGCGGGATCGACGTCGAGGTGCGGCGCGGGGAGGCGTTCGGCTTCCTCGGCCCGAACGGTGCGGGCAAGTCGTCGACGATGCGGATGATCGCGTGCGTGTCACCCCGCACCGACGGCGACCTCCGCGTGCTGGGGCTCGACCCGGAGATCGCCGGCCCGCGGATCCGCGCGCGGCTCGGCGTGGTGCCGCAGCAGGACAACCTGGACGTCGAGCTGACCGTCCGGGAGAACCTGCTGATCTACGGCCGCTACTTCGGCCTGTCGCGCGCGGCGGCCCGGCGGAAGGCCGCGGAGCTGCTGGAGTTCGCGCAGCTGAGCGACCGGGCCGACGACAAGGTGGACCCGCTCTCCGGCGGCATGAAGCGGCGGCTGACGATCGCCCGCTCGCTGGTCAACGACCCGGAGCTGCTGCTGCTCGACGAGCCGACGACGGGCCTCGACCCGCAGGCCCGCCACCTGCTGTGGGACAGGCTGTTCCGGCTCAAGGCCCAGGGCACGACGCTGATCGTCACCACGCACTACATGGACGAGGCCGAGCAGCTGTGCGACAGGCTGGTGGTGATGGACCACGGCCGCATCGCGGCGGAGGGCTCGCCGGCGGAGCTGATCCGGCGGTACTCGACGCGCGAGGTGGTCGAGCTGCGGTTCTCCCCCGGGGAGCAGGTCGCGGCGGCCCAGCAGGCCGAGGGCCTGGTCGAGCGCGTCGAGGTGCTCCCGGACCGGCTCCTGCTGTACAGCGACGACGGCGAGGACACGCTGGAGCGGGCCCACTCCCGTGGCGTGCGGCCGGTGTCGAGCCTGGTCCGCCGCAGCTCGCTGGAGGACGTGTTCCTCCGGCTCACCGGCCGGACGCTGGTGGACTGA
- a CDS encoding phosphodiester glycosidase family protein encodes MPLVALFATAFAVPADRLDAPLGTPPVEAAPAASSAHEGPSAFAAADPDDGLVTGSATTEVAPGLNLTQFDRFDPAGWIRGDTLAVDLGSKVLKPTYLSPGTVSARTPLSQQVTRAGAVAGVNGDFFDINATGAPIGVGIDRGQLQTAPAAGHNLTASITEAGKAQLASVFLEASVTLPGGTVRATNFNSPVLGTDAIGVYTPLWGASGRQTSVAGASRVREVELRDGVVTATREQPAAGPIAAGTTLLLAREAGADALAAVKPGDPVAVTYAPRSDAGKIAVAVGGNEVLLRDGVVQPVDDVAMHPRTAVGFSADGRKLWLATVDGRQADSRGMTELELARHMKSLGADDAINLDGGGSSTLLARTEGEAAPSVRNAPSDGGERLVPNGIGFATVPGSGRLTGFAPAPAVVADGADRVLTGLTRHLVADGHDETGAAVAADPRWSTSVPWRATVTRGVVTGHGAGRVDVVARAGRASGKTTLSVLGRAIRLGTSTEQVALSAVGAKSTFKVYGYDADGYGTWLEPDDVKLDYDHSVVKVVPAGDGYEVTALTASGASAITASAAGLTTHLAASVGTVAQVASPLDGPAGWTATVYPAVVGAALSAAPGRDGGAGLALDYRLTGTTATRAAYVTPSTPLAVPAGTQKLGLWVDGDGKGAWLRAELRDAANVASIVDLSLSVDWTGWRYVTAAIPAGLPAGQRLARFYAVENVPDQQYEGRLVFDDLTFEVAPTTAVPADPAPHDPALVTDGVLTGGLRVAVVSDAQFTADDPAGPLVAQARRALREAVAAKPDLVLLNGDFVDRGTAPDFVLARQVITEELGELVPWYYLPGNHEAEGGNGLANFQAAFGVTHRVADVHGIRLVLLDSSRGSLRAGGFDQVRMLRTALDSAAADRSIRGVVVAMHHPVSDPSPTGNSQLGDRKEAKLLTQWLTGFEQASGKPAASVASHAGVFSLSRVDGVPYLVNGNSGKAPAAAPGDGGFVGWTLLRVDPADRDQPVRFETRPNVDALTLTGPSSMAPGERAPVRASVRQGTRDVPVAYPVSADWTVGRGVVAFDPDSGVLTALRPGVARLSVQVNGVSRTLVVTVRG; translated from the coding sequence TTGCCGCTCGTTGCCCTGTTCGCGACGGCGTTCGCCGTTCCCGCCGATCGCCTGGATGCTCCGCTCGGCACGCCGCCGGTCGAGGCCGCGCCCGCGGCATCTTCGGCCCACGAAGGCCCGAGCGCCTTCGCCGCCGCCGACCCCGACGACGGCCTGGTCACCGGCAGCGCGACCACCGAGGTCGCGCCCGGGCTGAACCTGACCCAGTTCGACCGGTTCGACCCGGCAGGCTGGATCCGCGGCGACACCCTGGCCGTCGACCTGGGCAGCAAGGTGCTGAAGCCGACGTACCTGAGCCCCGGCACGGTCTCCGCGCGCACGCCGCTGTCGCAGCAGGTCACCCGGGCGGGCGCGGTGGCCGGCGTCAACGGCGACTTCTTCGACATCAACGCCACCGGCGCGCCGATCGGCGTCGGCATCGACCGCGGGCAGCTGCAGACCGCGCCCGCCGCCGGGCACAACCTCACCGCGTCGATCACCGAAGCAGGGAAGGCGCAGCTGGCTTCGGTCTTCCTCGAAGCGAGCGTGACGCTGCCCGGCGGGACCGTGCGGGCGACCAACTTCAACAGCCCGGTCCTCGGCACGGACGCGATCGGTGTCTACACGCCGTTGTGGGGCGCGTCGGGCCGTCAGACGTCGGTCGCCGGTGCGTCCCGGGTGCGCGAGGTCGAGCTGCGCGACGGCGTCGTCACCGCCACGCGCGAGCAGCCCGCGGCCGGCCCGATCGCGGCGGGCACGACACTGCTCCTGGCCCGCGAAGCCGGCGCGGACGCCCTCGCCGCGGTGAAGCCGGGTGACCCGGTGGCCGTCACCTACGCGCCGCGTTCGGACGCCGGGAAGATCGCGGTCGCCGTGGGCGGCAACGAAGTCCTGCTGCGCGACGGCGTCGTGCAGCCGGTCGACGACGTCGCCATGCACCCGCGGACCGCGGTCGGTTTCTCCGCCGACGGCCGGAAGCTGTGGCTGGCCACCGTGGACGGGCGGCAGGCCGACAGCCGCGGGATGACCGAGCTCGAACTCGCGCGGCACATGAAGAGCCTCGGTGCCGACGACGCGATCAACCTCGACGGCGGCGGGTCGTCGACCCTCCTGGCGCGCACCGAAGGCGAAGCCGCACCGAGTGTCCGGAACGCGCCGTCCGACGGCGGGGAACGCCTGGTGCCCAACGGGATCGGCTTCGCGACCGTGCCGGGCAGCGGCCGGCTCACCGGCTTCGCGCCGGCCCCGGCGGTGGTGGCCGACGGCGCGGACCGCGTGCTGACCGGCCTGACCCGGCACCTGGTCGCCGACGGCCACGACGAAACCGGCGCCGCGGTCGCCGCCGACCCGCGCTGGAGCACTTCGGTGCCCTGGCGGGCGACGGTGACCCGCGGCGTCGTCACCGGGCACGGCGCGGGCCGCGTCGACGTCGTCGCGAGGGCCGGTCGCGCCTCGGGGAAGACGACGCTTTCCGTGCTGGGCAGGGCGATCCGGCTCGGGACGAGCACCGAGCAGGTCGCGCTGTCGGCCGTGGGCGCGAAGAGCACGTTCAAGGTCTACGGCTACGACGCCGACGGCTACGGCACCTGGCTCGAGCCCGACGACGTCAAGCTCGACTACGACCACTCCGTGGTGAAGGTCGTGCCGGCGGGCGACGGCTACGAGGTGACGGCGCTGACCGCGTCCGGGGCTTCGGCGATCACCGCTTCGGCAGCCGGCCTGACCACCCACCTCGCCGCGTCGGTCGGCACGGTGGCGCAGGTGGCGTCGCCGCTGGACGGCCCGGCGGGCTGGACGGCGACGGTGTACCCGGCGGTCGTCGGCGCGGCGCTGTCGGCGGCACCCGGCCGCGACGGCGGCGCCGGGCTCGCGCTGGACTACCGGCTGACCGGCACGACCGCGACGCGCGCGGCCTACGTGACGCCGTCCACGCCGCTCGCCGTCCCCGCGGGCACGCAGAAGCTCGGGCTGTGGGTCGACGGCGACGGCAAGGGGGCTTGGCTGCGGGCGGAACTGCGGGACGCGGCCAACGTTGCGTCCATTGTGGACCTTTCGCTGAGCGTGGACTGGACGGGCTGGCGGTACGTCACGGCCGCGATCCCCGCCGGGCTGCCCGCGGGCCAGCGCCTGGCGCGCTTCTACGCCGTCGAGAACGTGCCGGACCAGCAGTACGAAGGCCGGCTGGTGTTCGACGACCTGACCTTCGAAGTCGCGCCGACGACCGCCGTGCCCGCCGACCCCGCCCCGCACGACCCGGCCCTGGTCACCGACGGCGTCCTGACCGGCGGCCTGCGGGTCGCGGTGGTCAGCGACGCGCAGTTCACCGCGGACGACCCGGCCGGGCCGCTGGTCGCCCAGGCCCGCCGGGCACTGCGTGAAGCCGTCGCCGCGAAACCGGACCTGGTGCTGCTCAACGGCGATTTCGTCGACCGCGGCACGGCGCCGGACTTCGTGCTGGCCAGGCAGGTGATCACCGAGGAACTGGGCGAGCTGGTGCCCTGGTACTACCTGCCGGGCAACCACGAGGCCGAAGGCGGCAACGGGCTCGCGAACTTCCAGGCCGCGTTCGGGGTCACCCACCGCGTCGCCGACGTGCACGGCATCCGGCTCGTGCTGCTGGACTCCTCCCGCGGCTCGCTGCGCGCGGGCGGGTTCGACCAGGTCCGGATGCTGCGCACCGCGCTGGACTCCGCGGCCGCGGACCGGTCGATCCGCGGGGTCGTCGTCGCCATGCACCACCCGGTGAGCGATCCGAGCCCGACCGGGAACTCCCAGCTCGGCGACCGGAAGGAAGCGAAGCTGCTGACGCAGTGGCTGACCGGGTTCGAGCAGGCGTCCGGCAAGCCCGCGGCTTCGGTGGCTTCGCACGCCGGCGTGTTCTCGCTGTCGCGGGTCGACGGCGTGCCGTACCTGGTCAACGGCAACTCGGGCAAGGCGCCCGCGGCCGCGCCCGGCGACGGCGGCTTCGTCGGCTGGACGCTGCTGCGCGTGGACCCGGCCGACCGGGACCAGCCGGTGCGGTTCGAAACGCGGCCGAACGTCGACGCGCTGACGCTGACCGGGCCGTCGTCGATGGCGCCGGGGGAGCGCGCTCCGGTGCGTGCTTCGGTGCGCCAGGGGACGCGGGACGTGCCGGTGGCCTACCCGGTGAGCGCGGACTGGACGGTCGGCCGGGGTGTCGTCGCGTTCGACCCCGATTCGGGTGTCCTGACGGCGTTGCGGCCGGGGGTGGCGCGGCTGTCCGTGCAGGTCAACGGGGTGTCGCGGACACTGGTGGTGACGGTACGCGGGTAA
- a CDS encoding S8 family serine peptidase, with protein sequence MSLLARPLRAAVCTVLVLSGCVTAGPAAADPGCAHGRALRYVVTFDRGTTEAAARAEIGGACGATTVYYPQIAVAVATSGDPDFGTRIGPDRAFSAQAERLAAQRAAEVKPQPARAALPATDPARVPATDLSGQQWDMRMIGAPAGPDTSPGRRDVVVGVLDSGIDPDHPDLAGALDRDDSAGCLTGAPDRSPSAWAPTTSVHGTHVAGIIAAAGDGHGVAGVAPGVQVASVKVIDDRGYADPEAAVCGLMWAAARHMRVTNSSFFVNPWSLSCIRGHDRGVVHEVLARAVEYSTSAGTLNVAAATNEAVDLTPSARSGARGASSGCEALPAGLRDVVAVSAVGADGVKAGYSSYGLGVIDVTAPGGETGECVLSTVPGGYAPLCGTSMAAPHVTGVLALLASAAPEARPRQLRRTLEAQATPMPCPADYDLTGDGLQDAYCAGYEGYNGFYGHGMVHVPPSGVPSGRPDPAR encoded by the coding sequence GTGTCCCTGCTGGCGCGGCCCCTGCGGGCGGCCGTGTGCACCGTCCTGGTGCTTTCGGGATGCGTCACCGCCGGCCCGGCGGCGGCCGACCCCGGCTGCGCCCACGGCCGGGCCCTGCGGTACGTCGTCACCTTCGACCGCGGCACGACCGAAGCCGCCGCCCGTGCGGAAATCGGCGGTGCCTGCGGCGCCACCACCGTCTACTACCCGCAGATCGCCGTCGCGGTCGCCACCTCCGGCGACCCGGATTTCGGTACCCGGATCGGGCCGGACCGGGCGTTCAGCGCGCAGGCCGAGCGGCTGGCCGCGCAGCGCGCCGCCGAGGTCAAGCCGCAGCCCGCGCGGGCCGCGCTGCCCGCCACCGATCCCGCGCGGGTGCCGGCCACGGACCTGAGCGGGCAGCAGTGGGACATGCGGATGATCGGGGCCCCGGCCGGCCCGGACACCTCGCCCGGCCGCCGTGACGTCGTGGTCGGCGTGCTGGACTCCGGGATCGACCCGGACCACCCGGACCTGGCCGGCGCCCTGGACCGCGACGACTCCGCCGGCTGCCTGACGGGTGCACCCGACCGGTCGCCCTCGGCGTGGGCCCCGACGACGTCGGTGCACGGGACGCACGTGGCCGGGATCATCGCGGCGGCCGGCGACGGGCACGGCGTGGCGGGTGTGGCCCCCGGGGTGCAAGTGGCGTCGGTGAAGGTGATCGACGACCGGGGTTACGCCGATCCCGAGGCCGCGGTGTGCGGGCTGATGTGGGCGGCCGCCCGGCACATGCGGGTGACCAACAGCAGCTTCTTCGTCAACCCGTGGTCGCTGTCGTGCATCCGCGGCCACGACCGCGGAGTGGTGCACGAGGTGCTGGCTCGCGCGGTCGAGTACAGCACGTCGGCGGGGACGTTGAACGTGGCGGCGGCGACGAACGAGGCGGTGGACCTGACGCCGTCGGCGCGCTCGGGGGCGCGGGGGGCGAGCAGCGGGTGCGAAGCCCTGCCGGCCGGGCTGCGGGACGTCGTCGCGGTGTCGGCCGTCGGCGCGGACGGGGTGAAGGCGGGGTACAGCTCGTACGGGCTGGGCGTGATCGACGTCACCGCGCCGGGCGGCGAGACGGGCGAATGCGTGCTGTCGACGGTGCCGGGCGGGTACGCACCGCTGTGCGGGACGTCGATGGCCGCGCCGCACGTCACCGGGGTGCTGGCGCTGCTGGCGTCGGCGGCCCCGGAGGCCCGGCCGCGGCAGCTGCGGCGGACGCTCGAGGCCCAGGCGACGCCGATGCCGTGCCCGGCCGACTACGACCTGACCGGGGACGGGTTGCAGGACGCGTACTGCGCGGGGTACGAGGGGTACAACGGGTTCTACGGGCACGGCATGGTGCACGTCCCGCCGTCGGGGGTGCCGTCCGGACGGCCCGACCCGGCCCGCTGA
- a CDS encoding translation initiation factor IF-2 N-terminal domain-containing protein, translating into MSNAETPAEHTGGNPATPTGGPLADLPARIRVHALAKLLESHSRDVLAKLAELGESVRSAQSSVTRDVALKVAEAFAPAEPAGETGNTPAEQPAETRPSVPEVPVAEAEKPRPRQKTRAHLPVFAAPSPVFLPPEPAEVAVKPARKPADPFAEPPSRPEPEAAAEEEVEDTTPGADAGADEDGDDAGSRRRRRRGRRGRGRGKGAEGGEDTAETEDDQAEEQPRRKGRNGDEKPEADTEEVEETAESSADAESDADEGEGGSRRRRRRRRRKGSDGEDAEATDDPPNTVTHVRQAKAEQPERPARDEVRSVRGSTRLEAKRQRRRDGREAGRRRAPILSEAEFLARRESVERTMVVAEHGDSTQIAVLEDGVLVEHFVTQSGSGSIVGNVYLGRVQNVLPSMEAAFIDIGRGRNAVLYAGEVDWDAAGLEGKARKIEQALSTGDSVLVQVTKDPVGHKGARLTTQISLPGRFLVYVPAGGATGISRKLPENERRRLKDILKRIVPEDAGVIIRTASEGIGEEELGRDVDRLKAQWDVIKEKAAAGSAKKGGAPTMLYEEPDLLVKVVRDLFTEDFTKLEIQGERSWETINGYVSHVAPELTERLKRYTGTGSAFADHRIDEQITKALDRKVWLPSGGYLVIDRTEAMTVIDVNTGKFTGSGGNLEETVTRNNLESAEEIVRQLRLRDIGGIIVIDFIDMVLESNRELVLRRLTECLGRDRTRHQVAEVTSLGLVQMTRKKIGTGLLEAFSTPCEHCKGRGVIVSTEPQRIAGGGGGGGHNHGGHNQGGNGNGGGGNGGGGEKSSRRSRGRGKAEEAAKEPVEAAKTEVHAVPPPEKRESIASAVAAMANASKAAKEHDHGALNGNGPAPEPAREVADVPATTEADETPVTAEPPAEPAQEVAGTPVTTEADETPVPQDEEPEVEVSPAPEPAEEPVTDAVEPVVDVTVPEPAVRSTRRRPRRAASRPAGPPVHASDQSQ; encoded by the coding sequence ATGTCGAACGCGGAAACACCCGCCGAGCACACCGGCGGGAATCCCGCCACACCCACGGGCGGCCCGCTGGCCGACCTGCCCGCCCGGATCCGGGTGCACGCGCTGGCCAAGCTGCTGGAGTCGCACAGCCGGGACGTCCTCGCCAAGCTCGCCGAGCTGGGCGAAAGCGTGCGCAGCGCGCAGTCGAGCGTGACCAGGGACGTGGCGCTCAAGGTGGCCGAGGCCTTCGCGCCGGCCGAGCCCGCCGGTGAGACCGGGAACACCCCGGCCGAGCAGCCCGCCGAGACCCGCCCGTCGGTGCCCGAGGTGCCGGTCGCCGAGGCCGAGAAGCCGCGGCCGCGGCAGAAGACCCGCGCGCACCTGCCGGTGTTCGCCGCGCCCTCGCCGGTCTTCCTGCCGCCGGAGCCGGCCGAGGTCGCCGTCAAGCCGGCCCGCAAGCCGGCCGACCCGTTCGCGGAGCCGCCGTCGCGGCCCGAGCCCGAGGCCGCCGCCGAAGAAGAGGTCGAAGACACCACGCCGGGCGCCGACGCCGGTGCCGACGAGGACGGCGACGACGCCGGCAGCCGCCGTCGCCGCCGCCGTGGCCGTCGCGGCCGGGGCCGCGGCAAGGGCGCCGAGGGCGGCGAAGACACCGCCGAAACCGAGGACGACCAGGCCGAGGAGCAGCCGCGCCGCAAGGGCCGCAACGGCGACGAAAAGCCCGAAGCGGACACCGAAGAGGTCGAGGAGACCGCTGAGTCTTCTGCGGACGCCGAGAGCGACGCCGACGAGGGCGAAGGCGGCAGCCGCCGTCGCCGTCGCCGCCGTCGCCGCAAGGGCTCGGACGGCGAGGACGCCGAGGCCACCGACGACCCGCCCAACACCGTCACGCACGTCCGCCAGGCGAAGGCCGAGCAGCCCGAGCGCCCGGCGCGCGACGAGGTGCGCAGCGTCCGCGGGTCGACCCGGCTGGAGGCCAAGCGCCAGCGCCGCCGTGACGGCCGCGAGGCGGGCCGCCGCCGCGCCCCGATCCTGTCCGAGGCCGAGTTCCTGGCCCGGCGCGAGTCGGTCGAGCGCACGATGGTCGTCGCCGAGCACGGCGACTCCACGCAGATCGCGGTGCTCGAGGACGGCGTGCTGGTCGAGCACTTCGTGACGCAGTCGGGCTCCGGCTCGATCGTCGGCAACGTCTACCTCGGCCGCGTCCAGAACGTGCTGCCGAGCATGGAGGCCGCGTTCATCGACATCGGCCGCGGCCGCAACGCCGTGCTGTACGCCGGCGAGGTCGACTGGGACGCCGCCGGCCTGGAGGGCAAGGCCCGCAAGATCGAGCAGGCGCTGTCCACCGGCGACTCCGTGCTGGTCCAGGTCACGAAGGACCCGGTCGGGCACAAGGGCGCCCGGCTGACCACGCAGATCTCGCTGCCCGGCCGCTTCCTGGTGTACGTCCCCGCGGGCGGCGCCACCGGCATCTCCCGCAAGCTGCCGGAGAACGAGCGCCGCCGCCTGAAGGACATCCTCAAGCGGATCGTCCCGGAGGACGCGGGTGTGATCATCCGCACCGCCTCCGAGGGCATCGGCGAGGAGGAGCTGGGCCGGGACGTCGACCGCCTGAAGGCGCAGTGGGACGTCATCAAGGAGAAGGCCGCCGCGGGTTCCGCCAAGAAGGGCGGCGCGCCGACCATGCTCTACGAAGAGCCCGACCTGCTGGTCAAGGTCGTGCGCGACCTCTTCACCGAGGACTTCACCAAGCTGGAGATCCAGGGCGAGCGGTCCTGGGAGACGATCAACGGCTACGTCAGCCACGTCGCCCCGGAGCTCACCGAGCGCCTCAAGCGCTACACCGGCACCGGCAGCGCCTTCGCCGACCACCGGATCGACGAGCAGATCACCAAGGCGCTCGACCGGAAGGTCTGGCTGCCGAGCGGCGGTTACCTGGTCATCGACCGCACCGAGGCGATGACGGTGATCGACGTCAACACCGGCAAGTTCACCGGATCGGGTGGCAACCTCGAGGAGACGGTGACCCGCAACAACCTGGAGTCGGCGGAGGAGATCGTCCGCCAGCTCCGGCTGCGGGACATCGGCGGCATCATCGTCATCGACTTCATCGACATGGTGCTCGAGTCCAACCGCGAGCTGGTGCTGCGCCGGCTCACCGAGTGCCTCGGCCGGGACCGCACGCGCCACCAGGTCGCCGAGGTCACCTCGCTCGGCCTGGTCCAGATGACCCGCAAGAAGATCGGCACCGGCCTGCTGGAGGCGTTCTCGACGCCGTGCGAGCACTGCAAGGGCCGGGGCGTGATCGTCTCGACCGAGCCGCAGCGCATCGCCGGTGGCGGTGGTGGCGGTGGTCACAACCACGGCGGCCACAACCAGGGCGGCAACGGCAACGGTGGTGGCGGCAACGGCGGCGGCGGGGAGAAGAGCTCCCGCCGGTCGCGGGGCCGTGGCAAGGCCGAGGAGGCCGCCAAGGAGCCGGTCGAAGCCGCCAAGACCGAGGTGCACGCGGTCCCGCCGCCCGAGAAGCGCGAGTCGATCGCTTCGGCGGTGGCGGCGATGGCGAACGCCTCGAAGGCCGCCAAGGAGCACGACCACGGCGCGCTGAACGGCAACGGGCCCGCTCCGGAGCCGGCCAGGGAGGTCGCGGACGTCCCGGCGACCACGGAGGCGGACGAGACGCCGGTGACGGCCGAGCCGCCCGCCGAGCCCGCCCAGGAGGTCGCCGGCACCCCGGTGACCACCGAGGCCGACGAGACCCCGGTCCCGCAGGACGAGGAACCCGAGGTCGAGGTCTCCCCGGCGCCGGAACCGGCCGAGGAGCCGGTGACCGACGCCGTGGAGCCGGTCGTCGACGTCACGGTGCCCGAACCGGCGGTGCGCTCCACCCGGCGCCGTCCGCGCCGGGCGGCGTCGCGGCCCGCGGGCCCGCCGGTGCACGCCTCCGACCAGAGCCAGTGA
- a CDS encoding ABC transporter permease yields MATISTGRVVGKWTGAWLLVEGRWTWYRRHWVSTLYSTGLQPVLFLAAMGLGFGSQVRPGAVTGGLSYLQYIAPALLAAGAAQQAVGESSYPVLSGFKWQKEYLAVTATPVSPGQVFGGHLIWSALRLTLAGAIYALVALFFGAWTGPGVLLVILAGTVTGLACTTPMSALAAHTFDEGQRFGLIFRFVVMPMTLFSGTFFPISQLPGAIRWLAWLSPLWHGSQLARGVSIGGVGGWAMLGHFAVLAALFAAGWVLAHRAFYRRLVV; encoded by the coding sequence ATGGCGACGATCTCGACCGGCCGGGTGGTCGGCAAGTGGACCGGCGCCTGGCTGCTGGTCGAGGGCCGCTGGACCTGGTACCGCAGGCACTGGGTGTCCACTTTGTACTCGACCGGGCTGCAGCCGGTGCTCTTCCTCGCCGCCATGGGGCTCGGGTTCGGCTCGCAGGTGCGGCCCGGCGCGGTCACCGGCGGCCTGTCCTACCTGCAGTACATCGCGCCCGCGCTGCTGGCCGCCGGGGCCGCGCAGCAGGCCGTCGGCGAGTCGAGCTACCCCGTGCTCTCCGGGTTCAAGTGGCAGAAGGAGTACCTCGCCGTCACCGCCACGCCCGTCTCGCCGGGCCAGGTCTTCGGCGGCCACCTGATCTGGTCGGCCCTGCGGCTGACGCTGGCGGGCGCGATCTACGCCCTCGTCGCGCTGTTCTTCGGCGCGTGGACCGGTCCGGGTGTGCTGCTGGTGATCCTGGCCGGCACCGTCACCGGCCTCGCCTGCACCACGCCGATGAGCGCGCTCGCCGCGCACACCTTCGACGAAGGCCAGCGCTTCGGGCTGATCTTCCGGTTCGTGGTGATGCCGATGACGTTGTTCTCCGGCACGTTCTTCCCGATCTCCCAGCTGCCGGGCGCGATCCGCTGGCTGGCCTGGCTCTCGCCGCTGTGGCACGGCTCGCAGCTGGCCCGCGGCGTGAGCATCGGCGGCGTCGGCGGCTGGGCGATGCTCGGTCACTTCGCCGTGCTGGCGGCCCTGTTCGCGGCCGGGTGGGTGCTCGCGCACCGGGCCTTCTACCGGAGGCTGGTGGTCTGA
- a CDS encoding maleylpyruvate isomerase family mycothiol-dependent enzyme: protein MTTMPFPAREYLPVLRELTGAFAERLRTGDPAAKVPDCVGWTLAALGTHLGNVHRWAATVVTTGEARPQDFERQPDAELAPWYAESAGILLDALAEAVPEDRCWHFGGTGKTKAFWFRRQVHETAVHLADSGSGHVLDPAVAADGVDEVLGAMLPRVTRWHAVPQLPGPVTLRATDTGDVWTVHPGEPPALGPAVPDGATVEAPARDLLLRLWKRTGPDPRITGEAAEALLAAPLTP from the coding sequence ATGACGACCATGCCGTTCCCCGCCCGCGAGTACCTGCCCGTGCTGCGCGAGCTGACCGGTGCCTTCGCCGAGCGGCTGCGTACCGGCGACCCGGCGGCGAAGGTGCCGGACTGCGTGGGCTGGACGCTGGCCGCCCTCGGCACCCACCTCGGCAACGTGCACCGCTGGGCCGCCACCGTCGTCACCACGGGTGAAGCCCGCCCGCAGGACTTCGAGCGGCAACCGGACGCCGAGCTGGCCCCCTGGTACGCCGAGAGCGCCGGAATCCTGCTCGATGCGCTCGCCGAAGCCGTCCCGGAAGACCGGTGCTGGCACTTCGGCGGCACCGGGAAGACCAAGGCGTTCTGGTTCCGCCGCCAGGTTCACGAAACCGCCGTCCACCTCGCCGATTCGGGCAGCGGGCACGTGCTCGACCCGGCCGTCGCCGCGGACGGCGTCGACGAGGTCCTCGGCGCGATGCTGCCGCGCGTGACGCGCTGGCACGCCGTGCCGCAGCTGCCCGGGCCGGTCACCCTGCGCGCCACCGACACCGGTGACGTCTGGACCGTGCACCCCGGCGAGCCGCCCGCGCTCGGCCCGGCCGTTCCGGACGGCGCGACCGTCGAAGCGCCCGCGCGCGATCTCCTGCTGCGCCTGTGGAAGCGCACCGGGCCGGACCCGCGCATCACCGGCGAGGCCGCGGAAGCGCTGCTCGCCGCACCGCTGACCCCGTGA